GCAGAACAGAATAGTACGCAACCACAGCACGACCGGATTCGGTAATGATGTGTGGATGCGGAATGTCCTGCTTATCAAGTGTTGTCATAACCGCTTCTACAACGTCCATCGCATATTCGTTAACGGTGTAGTTTCGGCTGGAGACATAGTTTGTATGTGAACCATCATAATCCACTGCAAGCCCGCCACCAAGGTCAATGTATCCCATTGGTGCGCCTTCACGAACGAGTTCAGCGTACACGCGGGAAGCTTCCTGAACAGCAGAGCGAATACTGCGGATGTTAGGAATCTGTGAACCTAGATGATAGTGCAGCAGCTTTAAGCAATGCAGCTTGTTATGTTCTTTCAGGGTGTCGATAATGTCGGTGATTTGCGACATTGAAAGCCCGAAAGAGGAACGCTCGCCGCCGGAAGCAGTCCAGTGACCGCCGCCTTGTGCTGAAAGCTTAACACGCACGCCGATTTGTGGCTCTACGCCAAGCAAAGCAGCACGTTCTAACAGTGTAGCCAGTTCCCAGCCCATTTCCATAACGAAAATACAGTTGAAGCCCATGCGCATGGCGTGGAGTCCAAGGTCGATGAATTCCTCATCTTTGTACCCGTTACACACAAGGCATGCAGTATGGTCACGCATTTGAGAGATGGCGGCAATAAGTTCTGCTTTACTGCCAACTTCAAATCCATGATGAAAAGATGAGCCAAAATTGGCTATCTCTTCAAGAACTTGCTGCTGCTGATTGACTTTGATGGGGAAAACGCCTCGGTATTCTGCCTTGTAGCCAAGGCTTTTGATGGCGTCCCTAAAGGAATTGTGAAGAGAGGAAATCTGCGAATCGAGAATGTTTTCAATGCGCAAGAGAACAGGCAGCTCAAGGCCGCGCTCTTTGAGTTCTCTAATAACCTCGGGAATACTGACAGCTACGTTGCTGCCACGTCCAAACGGGTGGATGGCAACGTCGCCATGGTCAGTAATGTCAAAGTAACCGGCACCCCAATTACGGATGCCATACAGTTCAGCGGAGTCATCAATGCTCCACTGCTGGAGGGCTTTCTTGTTGGCCAACTGTCGTACCTCATACATACTCCATTAATGGTGTGTACCACCGGCAACAAAGGAAAATGGTAAGTTGCCGTATCCTCTACAAGTGCATGCCTTATAGAGCCGGATGGCAGGCACACGCACGCGCAAATCTAACACAAAACGCGTGCGAATTTTTAGTGGGCTTACGGTCGTCCTGTCAATACAAATTATGCACTAAAAACTGCGAAAATTAGTTTATGCTAATCGTTATCGTATGTTTTTAATTCGATAGTAAATCCTTCAGGGTCAGTAACAAATATTGATGTCCCCGTTCCGCGTGATCCACCTAGGATAAACGGCCCTCTGATAGTGATTTTATGTTCGCCAAGTCGTTTTAGCAGCGCTTTCCATTCCTTATCCGCAAACGCCAGACACACATGATTTGCTTTGCCCGGTGTGCAGATAAGATCGCCTAGTTCTTCCCACATGTTCGGAGGGAAAAAATGGATCATGTTATGCGTGTTGATTCGCACGGAAGGAAACTTTGCTTTTCCTTCTTTCCATGCATCGTAGTTCTCAGCGGTCAGCCCGATAACCTCGGTATAGAAGGTCACACATACGTCGGGGCTTTCAACATTGAGTGTCAAATGGTCTATTTCAACTTTCATGGTCTGCATCCTTTTTTAGGCTAAATGTATGCAACTAGTGTAGCACATAGGGTAGCACACCCGCATATGGTGCGGCAGTATAGTTGAAAGACTGAACGAACGTGTGTTGGTAATAAAAAAGGCTGCCCCGTTGTGTGGGACAGCCTTTACTAGTTTTTTTGTACATCTTCCGGTTAGCAGAGCATCATACTTGTCGCTCTACCGGAGGATGCCTCGTGCGCAGGGTGATTAAACGCCTTTGCGAACGATTTCGAGCAGGGTACGAACGCCAAAGCCGGTTGCGCCGCCCTTGGTGTTGTATGCAGGGCCTGCGATGTCGAGGTGTGCCCAGCGTACATCTTTTTCAACAAACTGTTTGAGGAATAGTGCTGCGTGGATTGCGCCACCTTCACGGGAACCAACGTTTTTCATATCAGCAACGTCAGATTTGAGGGTCTCGAAGTATGAGTCCCACAATGGCATTGGCCAGTATCTGTCGCCAACGAGCTCACCTGTATCGGTGATTGTTTTTGAAAGCTCATCGTCTGTTGAAAATACTGCTGCTGCGTGAGCGCCGAGAGCTACAACACATGCACCGGTGAGGGTTGCAAGGTTGATGAGTGCTGCCGGTTTAAACTCATTCTGTGCGTAGGTGAGTGCATCAACAAGAATGAGACGACCTTCTGCATCAGTGTTGATAACCTCAATGGTTTTACCGTTGAGGGAGGTTACAACGTCACCCGGGTGGGTAGCTGTTGAGCTTGGCATGTTGTCGGTACATGGAGTGATGCCGATAACGCGACGTTCGATGTCGGAGTTACCAAGTGCTTCGAACAGGCCGAATACTGCGCCTGCGCCGCCCATGTCGCATTTCATTTCATGCATACCGAGTGATGGTTTCAAAGAGATCCCGCCGGTATCAAAGGTAACGCCTTTACCTACGAACACGATAGGATCGTCGGTTTCGGTACCTTTTGGTGCATGTTCAAGAACAATAAATTTTGGTTCGGCATCGGAACCGGCAGCAACGGACATGAATGCGCCCATGCCAGCTTTTTCGATTTCTTTACGACCAAGAATGGTGCGTTTGAAATTGTATTTTTTGCCGAGTTCTTCTGCTTTCTCAGCGAGCACTGCAGGGGTGATGACGTTTGCAGGAGCATTTACGAGATCGCGGGTGTAGTTAACGCCCGCAGCTGCTGCTTCACCACGACGTGCTGCTGCATGAAGTTCGTCCGGGAAATTTTCTTCAGAAGAAAGCAGACCCATCCAGCGAGGTGTGTGTGCAGGTTCTTTCTGAGTAGTTTTGAGCGCGTCGTATGTGTGAAGGGCAATGAGTGCGGAAGCAACGGCTTCTTCGATGAGCACTGCGTTTTCTTCATCAATGGTGTCGATGGTTTCAACAGGAATTGCGCATGTGTCTACTTTGAGTTCTCTGCATTTGAGTGCTGCTGTTTTTACAGCGTCGCGGAGTACTTTAAGAGTAAATGATTTGCGTTCACCAAGGCCGACGATGATAGCGCGTGGCAGTGGGATAGAAGGGTGACCGTATGCAACGGTTACCTGATTCTTTTCGCCTTTTGCATCCTGAATTGCAGGAGTAATGGTAATCCAAGGAATAGTTTCGCTAAGATTAGGGATGCTTTCTGTTACTGCTTCATCTTTGAAATTGAAAAGAAGAACAGTGTTTGCCTGCCACTCAGCGGCTGGTGCCTGTTGGAATCGAAGATCCATGTTTGTCTCCACAGCAGATTGTCCGGGAGGCCCGGTAGTTGATTGGTTTCTATGCACGATAGCGGCGCGTTATGCAGAACATGACGCGCCGCTTTTATTGTCCATCTGGCAGTATAAGGCCGGAACGGCTTGGAGTCCAGATGCGAGACGCAATCTTACTTGGAATAGTAGCTTGCTACAAACGCATCAACGCGTTTGTGTGATGCTTCCAAGCGTGCAGTGAGTTCTTTTTTGTATACGTCAAAGTCGTCAATATCCAGACGCGCTACGCCAGTTTCCATTGCAGTTCTAGCTACTTCAGGAACAACCCATTCAAGAATACGTGGGTCGAGCGGTTTAGGAATAACGTAGTCGGTGCCAAATTCCAAAGAATCTACACCGTATGCTTCACAAATTGACTGCGGTACCGGCTCTTTTGCAAGTTTTGCAAGAGCTGTTGCAGCAGCAATTTTCATAGCTTCGTTGATTTCAGTTGCACATGTATCCAATGCGCCGCGGAAGATGTACGGGAAGCCGGAAACGTTGTTGATCTGGTTCGGGAAGTCGGAACGGCCTGTGCCCATGATGCAATTTGGAGATGCTTCTTTTGCGTCAGGGTAAGGGATTTCCGGATCAGGGTTTGCCATTGCAAAGATGATTGGATTTTCCGCCATGGAAGCAACCATTTTTTTGGAAAGCAAATCTTTTGCGGAAAGGCCGAGGAAGCAGTCTGCACCCTTCAAAACGTCTTCGAGGGAGCCGTGATCTTTTTCCTGTGCGAACTCAGCTTTGTATTTGTTGAGTCCTTCACGACCGGAATGAATAAGGCCGCGGGAGTCAAACATGAAGATGTTTTCACGTTTAACGCCGAGTGCTACGTAGAATTTGGAACATGCAATGCCAGCTGCGCCTGCGCCCACAACAACAACTTTGAGTTTTTCAATGTCGCGGTTGGTGATTTCGCATGCGTTAATGATGGCTGCGCCGGAGATAACTGCGGTGCCGTGCTGATCATCGTGGAAAACAGGGATGTCCATTTCGCGTTTCAGTGTTTCTTCAATGTAGAAACACTCAGGTGCTTTAATGTCTTCGAGGTTGATGCCGCCGAATGTTGGTTCCATTGCCTTAACTGTGGCGATGAACTGGTCTGCATCTTTAATGTCGAGGTTGATGTCGAACACATCAATATCTGCGAAAGTTTTAAACAGAACGCCTTTGCCTTCCATAACAGGCTTTGCTGCTAAGGGGCCGATATTGCCAAGGCCGAGCACGGCTGTGCCGTCTGTAACTACACCGACAAGGTTCGAGCGGTTTGTGTAGAGGGCTGCTGTTTCCGGATCAGCATGAATTGCTTTGCATGCTTCTGCAACACCCGGAGAGTAAGCCAGAGAGAGGTCTTTCTGTGAACCGCATGGTTTTACTGGAACAACTTCAACTTTACCGCAGCGAGGAGCTTTGTGGTACTCCAGCGCTTCTTCTTTTGTGAATAACGCCATTTTTTTGAACCTTTGTTTACCTTGGGCGAGTTGTGCACGCAGTAAGAGGTGTCCGGAGGCGGAACTGATAATCGCAGGGGCTTGTGCTCCCTTGGTTATAAAATCAGTACCGGAGCCGTTACACTGCTTAAAGAATGCGATGAAAATTGCTTTCAAATGGCTTTAAGCATCTTGCCACGTGAAAGCAAGTAAATCCTCATAGTTGTGTTTTATAATTATAAGAAAAGCGATGTAGTTTTATTTTTACAATGCAGGGTGAACCGATGAAGTATTCGAGACGCAATGCTCTTTCCGGGGAGTCGTTTCGTCAAAATACCAGATAAAAAAATGACACGTCCAGCAGTGAGGAATGTTTTTTTGTTCTTTGTAAGTGTGACAGTCGCGGGTTCCCTCGCGAGCCATCACGGTATAGTCGCAGGCAATGACAAAAGACTGTTGTTGCAGTTGGTACGCAGTAGTTATGTCAAAACACTATCAGTGAATCTCGTCAGTAACTTGACGTGAAATATACGAACTGCCTGCTCATCTATACAAGGTATACGGAATGTTTGAACATAATGTAGCGGAGTGATAGAAACAAAAATTCTTGTGAAAGCCTTTAAATTCAAGTGGTTATTTGTTTTGACGTACAAGGGCGATACTCTGTATGCAAAATTACATCGTCCGTTCAGTTTGTGTTGGAATATCCGTGGCATAGAAATTGTATTACTGCGAGTGACGGAAAATTTCGCCTTATCAGGCATCAGGAGGCTCAATAATGATTGTTATTGACGGTAATGCAGCAGAATACAATGTTAACGCTTTTTCAAACCTTGAGGAATTGCTCGTCAAGGTTATGGAGGACGAGCTTGAGGATAGAATTGTTACTGACGTGTTCGTAGACGAGACGCAGTTTCAGGAAGAATATCCAAATCAGGCTGGTCAGGTAGAAACTAGCTCCTTTGAGCGCGTTGAGATTAAAAGCGTTCCTATGAACGAATTTGCTCTCGGTATTGTTGCAGAACTTGATAAAGTTGTTGCACTTATGGAAAACAGCTCCCATCACATCGCGGGCATGTTCCGCAATGGTCAGGAAGCTGAAGCACTCGCGTTATTTACTGAGTTGCTTAACGTATTACACGATTTTATGGGCATGCTCGCCGTACTGCGTAGCGAATACGTGCATGAAAAAGAAGAGCTGTTTGAAACAACAGTTGAAGAAGTTTCTGCCCAGTTCGAAAGTATGGGTGAGTCTACCAGTAAAGAAGATTGGCATGCTCTTGCTGAAATTCTTGATGGTGATTTTGCAACTGCCGTTTCCCGCTGGAAAAGCGTTGTCGCTGTTATGCGTGGGAAATTGGAGAATGTCTGCGAGGAATAAAAGGTATGGCAAACAGCCTTACATTGCTTGACGAAGCCCTCCGGATTGGGGAGCGAGAACTGGAAGCCTTGAAGAATGGTGACATGGATGTTGCTGATGAGGCCGCTGTGGAGCGTGAACGTCTTATTTCTGAGGCGTGGGCAATCCGAACAGGTGATATAGAGGGTGATTTACGACAAAAGCTTCTGAAAATGCAGAATGTTCAATTACTGCTGACAGATGAACTAAAGAAGTTGCACGCCTCATTAAAGTCTCAACTTATAGCAAGTAAGAAAAAGTCATCAGGTTACCGTGGTTACCAGAAGTCGGTAACAAGACCGGGAACTTCAATTTCCAATTGCTTGGACAGGCAAGGGTAGTGGCTGTGTGCTATTGCATACGCACTGCTGCATATTGCTGATGACCTAGAGTATATATTTCCGGACCGCAAGGTTCAGATAATACGTTGAAAGCGTGGTATGCCTTCACACAAAAGTGTGAAGGGGTGCCGCGCTTTTATGCGTTTATCCCGTCAAAACGAGTGTGAGCTGGGAGTTCGCACGGAATTGATTGTGTGGCCGAACCTCCTACTATTATTGTCAGTATTACGTTGCAGGACTATGTGGAGTGACAATCGCATGTATCAATGCCTAATTTGCAGGTTTTATTAACTGTAGATTGGAATTAAGTGCACTAAAATATAGAGAAAGAGTAAAATAGCGACTGTTGTATGTATAAAATAATGAAATAATTACATGTAACAACAGTAAATATAAAAACAATAATGCTTGTTGGACTGTTAAAAACCGTTCCTTGTTGCGTATAAAAAAATGAACAAGCTAGAAGTGTAGTAAGTTATTATAAAGAATGGTGTTAATTGAAAATATTATGGCAATAGATTCGCTATCCGCTATTGTTGGGATGCTGAAAAGAGCAGAGTCCCTTGGCAAGGTATTATAAGTATTATTCTTGCTCAACAGTCTTGTCACATAAATCTAGTGAGGAATGCTATGAAACTAACACGTTGCTTGTTTATTGTAATCGCACTGATGGTG
The window above is part of the Halodesulfovibrio sp. MK-HDV genome. Proteins encoded here:
- the speA gene encoding biosynthetic arginine decarboxylase; this translates as MYEVRQLANKKALQQWSIDDSAELYGIRNWGAGYFDITDHGDVAIHPFGRGSNVAVSIPEVIRELKERGLELPVLLRIENILDSQISSLHNSFRDAIKSLGYKAEYRGVFPIKVNQQQQVLEEIANFGSSFHHGFEVGSKAELIAAISQMRDHTACLVCNGYKDEEFIDLGLHAMRMGFNCIFVMEMGWELATLLERAALLGVEPQIGVRVKLSAQGGGHWTASGGERSSFGLSMSQITDIIDTLKEHNKLHCLKLLHYHLGSQIPNIRSIRSAVQEASRVYAELVREGAPMGYIDLGGGLAVDYDGSHTNYVSSRNYTVNEYAMDVVEAVMTTLDKQDIPHPHIITESGRAVVAYYSVLLFNILDVSKIEDGNVPEEIPEDTPEPIVSMYEAYKSLSLRNIQEAYNDALFYRDETRRMFLDGRVNLRQRTLADNLFWAITKTVAKLKDKLKIVPKELEEIDTALADIYYANFSVFQSLPDSWAIDQLFPVMPLHRLKEEPSRYAIISDITCDSDGKLDSFIDPKGQKPLLDLHPMKNGDEYYMGAFLVGAYQETLGDLHNLFGDTNVVSVRMYEDGSYEFVREIEGDTVGELLEYVEYDQRRIMEDLRSMAEQSVREGRITAAERFELLQAFYAGLRGYTYFER
- a CDS encoding VOC family protein, which encodes MKVEIDHLTLNVESPDVCVTFYTEVIGLTAENYDAWKEGKAKFPSVRINTHNMIHFFPPNMWEELGDLICTPGKANHVCLAFADKEWKALLKRLGEHKITIRGPFILGGSRGTGTSIFVTDPEGFTIELKTYDND
- a CDS encoding leucyl aminopeptidase; this translates as MDLRFQQAPAAEWQANTVLLFNFKDEAVTESIPNLSETIPWITITPAIQDAKGEKNQVTVAYGHPSIPLPRAIIVGLGERKSFTLKVLRDAVKTAALKCRELKVDTCAIPVETIDTIDEENAVLIEEAVASALIALHTYDALKTTQKEPAHTPRWMGLLSSEENFPDELHAAARRGEAAAAGVNYTRDLVNAPANVITPAVLAEKAEELGKKYNFKRTILGRKEIEKAGMGAFMSVAAGSDAEPKFIVLEHAPKGTETDDPIVFVGKGVTFDTGGISLKPSLGMHEMKCDMGGAGAVFGLFEALGNSDIERRVIGITPCTDNMPSSTATHPGDVVTSLNGKTIEVINTDAEGRLILVDALTYAQNEFKPAALINLATLTGACVVALGAHAAAVFSTDDELSKTITDTGELVGDRYWPMPLWDSYFETLKSDVADMKNVGSREGGAIHAALFLKQFVEKDVRWAHLDIAGPAYNTKGGATGFGVRTLLEIVRKGV
- a CDS encoding malic enzyme-like NAD(P)-binding protein; the encoded protein is MALFTKEEALEYHKAPRCGKVEVVPVKPCGSQKDLSLAYSPGVAEACKAIHADPETAALYTNRSNLVGVVTDGTAVLGLGNIGPLAAKPVMEGKGVLFKTFADIDVFDINLDIKDADQFIATVKAMEPTFGGINLEDIKAPECFYIEETLKREMDIPVFHDDQHGTAVISGAAIINACEITNRDIEKLKVVVVGAGAAGIACSKFYVALGVKRENIFMFDSRGLIHSGREGLNKYKAEFAQEKDHGSLEDVLKGADCFLGLSAKDLLSKKMVASMAENPIIFAMANPDPEIPYPDAKEASPNCIMGTGRSDFPNQINNVSGFPYIFRGALDTCATEINEAMKIAAATALAKLAKEPVPQSICEAYGVDSLEFGTDYVIPKPLDPRILEWVVPEVARTAMETGVARLDIDDFDVYKKELTARLEASHKRVDAFVASYYSK